The DNA region GGCGAGACCGTCGTCGCCAACATCCCCTGGCAGGACCAGCCGGTGTGGAAGTGGCCGGGGCGCTGACGTGGCCTTGGGCCTTGGGGCTTGGGCCTTGGGCCTTGGGCCTTGGGCCTTGGAGCTTGCCATGAGCCATGAGCCCTGAGCCATGAGTCACGACCTCCGCTAGAATCCACCGGTGCCGAAGGCTTCCTCCCGTCCCCGCTGGATCCTGCCGCTCGTCCTCATCGCGCTCGTGCTCCCGTTGGCGATGTTCGTGCCGCGATGGCCGTACGACCCCGAGGTCGCCCGGTTCATCCAGCGGCTGCCGCTGCCGGTCGGCTTCGCGGCGTGGCTCACGTCGCTGGCCGCCAAGCCCGTCGTGTATGGCGTGCTCGGCACCGGGCTGCTCCTGGCCACGTGGCGCGGACGCCTGAAGGGCCTGGTGACCACGGCCGTGCTGATGCTGATCTGGTGGTACGGCGGCGAGCCGCTCAAGGAAGTCGTGCACCGCGCGCGGCCGACGGCGGAGTTCGTCGAGGTGGTCCGCCCGGCCTCGGGGTTCTCGTTCCCCTCGACGTTCGCCACCACCTGGTTCAGCGCCTGGATGCCGCTGGCCATCTACGCCTTCCGCACGCGCCAGCGCGACGCGGGACTCGCCATCTCGATCGTCGCGTGGCTGCTCGTGCTCCTCGGCGCCTGGGCCCGGATCCGCATGGGCGCGCACTGGCCCAGCGACCTGCTCATGACCATCGCGCTGGTCTGGTCGACGTTCGCCCTCATCGAACTCGTGGTCGACCGCCTCGACGGCTAGCGGGGCACCGTGCCCAGGGTAGGGCCGGGTCTCCGACCCGGCCGCTGGGCGCGCGGCGAGGTATCCGACAGCGGCGCGGTGGGACACCGCGCCCTACCTTTTCCGAACTCTCGGAGTCGACCATGACCACGTTCGGGCGTCGAGACTTCCTTGGCCGCGTCGCGGCCGCATCAGCCTTCACCATCGTCCCCCGCCGCGTGCTCGGCGGCCGGGGCCACATCGCACCGAGCGACATGGTGGTGCTCGCGCAGGTCGGGTGCGGCACCCAGGCCATGCGGCAGGTCAACACGAACCTGGTGCGTCGCCCCG from Luteitalea sp. TBR-22 includes:
- a CDS encoding phosphatase PAP2 family protein gives rise to the protein MPKASSRPRWILPLVLIALVLPLAMFVPRWPYDPEVARFIQRLPLPVGFAAWLTSLAAKPVVYGVLGTGLLLATWRGRLKGLVTTAVLMLIWWYGGEPLKEVVHRARPTAEFVEVVRPASGFSFPSTFATTWFSAWMPLAIYAFRTRQRDAGLAISIVAWLLVLLGAWARIRMGAHWPSDLLMTIALVWSTFALIELVVDRLDG